The genomic window tttcctcctgcatctctaattgttttctcttcatctcttcaatttccaaatttcttGCTGCTACTTGTTGTGCTGCCTCAGTGTTTGCCAAGTTTCTCACAGTTTCAAGCATTTCGGCGGTTAATATAGGTGGAGTGGATGATCCTTCTCCATCAGCATATCTCATTTTGAAATCTCTACTACGCCGCTTGATATTTTTGGAATACCCTCCAATACAATACACTCtcccatttttcttctttccacCTGAAACCTTATACCAAGTCTGAAAACCAATACTGGGGTCAACAGGATACCCTGGTGGTGGTTGGGGTATTTCAGGATGCTCTGACAACTTTATGGCAAGTTCTTTATCAAAattctcctataaaaaaattaaatgttatcatgattcaaataaactattacatataaaagaaataaaactatgtacatataaaagaaataaataaaatatctttgatataaaaataacttaCTTGAGTGATTTTTGCGCGCTCGTCAATAAACTCTCCATTTCTCTTGAGATGAGTCTCCATGTGGAGCTCATTAAGAAGTGGAGTTCTGCCTAATTCTTCAcgctaaataagtaaaaaaaattaatgcaaTGTAATGAAACATTTAAATAatagtttaataaaaaattaataaatttatgtacCATCCTTCGCGCAACTTCAGCCACACTAATACTTCCCGCTGCGTAGTTGCAACCACCAACTTCAGatgctctatttttctttgcctGCTCAGATATTTCCTTAAACTTATCAGAATTCCAATGATCAATAAGCTTTGGGAATATATCTTCTCCTATCCAACGTGGACGTGTCCCTTTTGCTTCCCATTTAAGTCTAACATTCCTCATGGTATCAGAAAATCGAGCAGCACATTTTGTGTGAAAGTTTTCTTTAATCGCGGCCTCATCTCTAACATCCCAAACACAATGCTCCTACATTGttgtatgaatttaaaaatattaaataaagtagaatcatgaatatcacaaaaataaaaaaggaaatgtCAAAATGAATAAGTAAATTATACCTGAAATGCCTGAAACCATTTTTCCTTTTCATCTTCATGTACAGCTCCATAAGACGGCCAGAATTGTGTGTACTTctcttttataatatttgttatgATCGATACTGCCTGATGTGAGGGAACAATTCTAAACAACAAAATCTTGAGTTAGTATTGattaaataaaactcatatttaaaatataatataaaaacacaaaaacttaCGATCCTGCATCGGGATAAATGATTAGTCTGCCCTCATGATACTTAATTTTTTGAGtcgtattttttttcaaaatacgcTTCCTCTTCGTTTGCTCCTCAGCACTAGTATCTCCAGGAGCACTGGTATCTCCAGGAGCACTGGTATCATCCTCTGAAGGGATGGGTAATGGCATGCTAGATCCACCTGTCTCCATATGCATGGGTAATGGCATGCTACCAGATCCACCTGTCCCCATATGCATGGGTAATGGCATGCTAGATCCACCTGTCTCCGTAGGAAAATATGTGGGGTAAGAGTATCCAGGAGGACAAAAAAAACCTGATCCAGGGGGCATGGATAGTAATCCAGTGAAAGATCCAGACATGGGCGGTGTAGGATGCATAGGCGGTGTAGGATGCATAGGCGGTGTAGGATGCATAGGCGGTGTAGGATGCATAGACGGTGTAGGATGCATAGGCGGTATAGTAGAGCGTGGAGTAGAGCGTGGCATAGGAACGAACATATCTGAGTTAGGAACCTCCTCTACAATGAATCTAGTGCGACGAGGCTTTTGTTGACCCTTACCTTTTTCATCTTTCTTGGGTGGCATTTTTTCCTgttacacaagataatatttgaaagataattgcacAAGATAATATTATCAAGTTAATATTACATAAGATGATATTTGAAAGTTAatattacacaagataatatttgaaatttaatatcacacaagataatatttaaaagttaatattacacaagatactattacacaagataatatgtgaaaTACTCAAGATAATATTACATATTCAATTTATTCATCATCATAATCTTCGTTGTCTTCATCGCATCTGATATTATTGTCTTCAGACTCTCCTAgctcttcatgctcttcttcCATAGGATTTGTTGACAACAAGATACTTGCATCAACTTGTTGACCATCAACTGCAGTATCACACAAACTTACAATCTCCTCGGTTTCAATTACCTCATTAACAGGTGAAATCTCATCATGTTGGTATGCAACATCTTCCATTAACTCATCAGTCTCAATGTGACCCATTGGGTTGGACTTGATTACAACACACCATTCTCGTTTCCGTGGGGTAAttgaaggataaggtacataataaacttgcctaacattaTGTGCCATaatgaaagggtcatactctttgtactTTCTATCTCTTCGGATCTCAACAATGTTATactttttatcaatttttgttCCTCTAGAAGATGGATCATACCAATCACAATAAaataagacaactttattttccgagTCCATATAATTATAAACCAACTCGTAAATATGTGTGATAACCCCATAGAAGTCGTCCTCACCACcctctgtaactccttttacgacTACACCACTATTTACGGTTTTCTTCCCTACACTCCATTCCTCAGTGTGAAATTTGTAACCGTTTACAAAAtatgtgtgccattcatttaCACGTTGACTAGGGCCTTCAGACAAATTTCGCAAATGTATTAAGTCAGGACTTAGTGTAACAATACATGATAATTGTTGCTTAAACCATGTTGGAAAATAGGCATGTGTGTAACCAGTCGATGGTTGTTCGCCTGTGCTTTGATAATAGTAGGTACCAAATGCCCTATttcgaaaagaaaaaaaggttaGAGAAGGTAAATCTTAACCAATTAAACATATAcacttaatttaaaat from Vicia villosa cultivar HV-30 ecotype Madison, WI unplaced genomic scaffold, Vvil1.0 ctg.002932F_1_1, whole genome shotgun sequence includes these protein-coding regions:
- the LOC131640085 gene encoding uncharacterized protein LOC131640085, which produces MPPKKDEKGKGQQKPRRTRFIVEEVPNSDMFVPMPRSTPRSTIPPMHPTPSMHPTPPMHPTPPMHPTPPMHPTPPMSGSFTGLLSMPPGSGFFCPPGYSYPTYFPTETGGSSMPLPMHMGTGGSGSMPLPMHMETGGSSMPLPIPSEDDTSAPGDTSAPGDTSAEEQTKRKRILKKNTTQKIKYHEGRLIIYPDAGSIVPSHQAVSIITNIIKEKYTQFWPSYGAVHEDEKEKWFQAFQEHCVWDVRDEAAIKENFHTKCAARFSDTMRNVRLKWEAKGTRPRWIGEDIFPKLIDHWNSDKFKEISEQAKKNRASEVGGCNYAAGSISVAEVARRMREELGRTPLLNELHMETHLKRNGEFIDERAKITQENFDKELAIKLSEHPEIPQPPPGYPVDPSIGFQTWYKVSGGKKKNGRVYCIGGYSKNIKRRSRDFKMRYADGEGSSTPPILTAEMLETVRNLANTEAAQQVAARNLEIEEMKRKQLEMQEEMQRRERELREEMRREFQEEMRRQAQEYQEAMRIANERSQRFDQFFASQNMSGGGFGGTSGYGGADEEEEEQDGGNN